CGCCAAGGCCGAGGCGGCAGCCAAGAAGCCGGTCAGCAAAGAGTCGCCTGGGACCGCCGCCGTCCCGGCGGCCCCAAAGGGCAAGGCCAAGGCAGTCCAGGCCGCCAAGGAGCCCCGGTTCAAGCCGGCCGAGGCTTACCTCGACGGCCAGGACGACGCCGGAGAAACGCCGGCCGTTGCGGCCGGCGGAGCCGCCGCCGAACCGCAGTTCAAGAAGACTTCCAAGGTCGACGACCTGCTGGATGTCGACACGGCCCTGGGCGAGTTGCCGCCGTCGTACGACGAAAACCGCGCCGTACTGCTCGTGCGGGACCCGCAGTGGGCCTACGCCTACTGGGATCTCTCGCGCACCCTGGCCGAGTCGGCGAAGGGCGACTACCGGCAGATCCTGCGCGTGCAGGAGCTATCCGGCGCGGCCGGCCGGCCGGCGTACTTCTTCGACGTCCAGGTGCCGCGCCACGCGCGGTCCTGGTACCTCAAGCTGCCCGGCGACGGGCGGCGGTACCGCGTCGAGGTGGGCCTCCACTACCGCGACGGTTCGTTCGTGTCGGCGGCGCGGTCCAACGAGATCGAGATGCCCCGCGCCAAGCCCAGCGAGGTGGTCGCCGATCGCTTCGTGACGCTGCCGCTGCCCGAGGAGGAGGCCCCGGCCGCCCCGCCGCAGCAGCAGAGCCACCTTCCACCGGTGGCCGAGTGGATGGTGGCGCCCGAGAGCGCCGGCGTGCGGGCCGCCGCCGCGGCTCCCCCGGCCGCGCCGGCCGTGGGAGCGCCTGCGCCTACCCGCGGCTTCGAGCCCGCTGCCATTCCCGCCGGCGGCTGGGAGGAAACCGACATCCGCCCGTGGACCAATCCCTGGAGCGGCTCGCATCCGCTCGCCCCGGAGCTGGTTCCTGGCGCTCCCGGCCTGTCGGGACCGGTCAGCTCCCATGCGGTCACGAGCTGGGGGTTCGCTCCCGGCGCGTCCGAGGAGATGCAGGCGCCGCGGCCGCGGCCGAAGGACTTCTGGCTGGTGGCCGACGCGGAGTTGATCGTGTACGGGGCGACGGAGCCCGACGCGAAGGTCACGCTGCGCGGCGAGACGGTGCAATTGCGGCCGGACGGCACGTTCAGCTTCCGGTTCTACCTGCCCGACGGCCTCCACCCCATCCCGATAAGAGCAATCAACGCCGACGATGACGACGAGCGGATGATCACCATCACCGTCTCTCGGCAGACCGACGGAGACGGCAAGACGAATCTCCGGAGGTAATCCGCCATGGCACTCGGCTACCTGGCGATGGTGCTGCACGCGCACCTGCCGTTCGTGCGGCATCCCGAGCACAGCCACTTCCTCGAGGAAGACTGGCTGTACGAGGCGATGACCGAGACGTACATCCCGCTGATCAGCATCTTCGACGAACTGGTCCGCGACGGCATCGACTTCCGCATCACGATGTCGCTCACGCCGCCGCTGGTCTCGATGCTGGCCGACGAACTGTTGCAGGCCCGCTACCGGCGCACCATCGACGAGCAGATCGAGCTTTCCGAACTCGAAGTCAAGCGCACGCGCTTCGAGCCGCATTACCAGTACCTGGCAAAGTACTACCTGGATCGCTTCAAGCGCACGCGCGCCGTCTTCGACCAGTACGAAGGCAACCTCGTGGCGGCCTTCAAGAAGTTCCAGGATCTGGGCGTCCTCGAAATCGTGACGTGCGGCGCCACCCATGGCTTCCTGCCGCTGCTGCAGGTGCAACCCCAGGCCGTGCGGGCGCAGATCCACGTGGCGGCCGACCATTACGAGCACCACTTCGGGCGGCGACCGCGGGGCATCTGGCTGGCCGAGTGCGGTTACTTTCCCGGGGTGGACGCCATCTTGCGCGAAGCCGGGATCAAGTACTTCTTCACCGATACGCACGGCATCCTCAACGCGACGCCGCGGCCGCGCTACGGCCACTTCGCGCCCATCGTCTGCCCGGACTCGGGCGTGGCGGCATTCGCCCGCGACCAGGAGTCGAGCCGGCAGGTGTGGTCGAAGGACGAGGGCTATCCCGGCGACTTCAATTACCGCGAGTTCTACCGCGATATCGGCTACGACCTGCCACTGGACTACATCGCGCCCTACATCCAGCCCACCGGCGACCGCAAGAATACCGGCATCAAGTACTTCCGCGTGACCGGCAAGACGGTGCCGCTGCACCGCAAGGAGCCTTACGATCCGCACTGGGCCGACAGGAAGGCCGACGAGCATGCGGGCCATTTCCTCTGGTGCCGCGAGCAGCAGATCCTCCACCTGGCCGGCCAGCTGGGCCGCCCGCCGATCGTCGTGTCGCCGTACGACGCCGAGCTGTTCGGGCACTGGTGGTTCGAGGGTCCCAACTGGCTCAACTACCTGCTGCGCAAGACCGCCTGCGATTCGCAGGTCGTGAAGCTCACGACGCCCGGCGAGTACCTGGAGAACAACCCGACCCAGCAGATCGCGACGCCGTCGTTCTCCAGCTGGGGCGCCGAGGGTTATGCCTCTTTCTGGCTGAACGACACCAACGAGTGGATCTACCCCCACCTGCACAAGGCGGCGGAGCGCATGGCCGAGGTGGCCAAGATCGAACCCAACGGCAATCCGGTCGAGAAGCGGGCGCTCGAGCAGATGGCTCGCGAGTTGCTCCTGGCGCAATCGTCGGACTGGGCTTTCATCATGAAGACCGGCACGATGGTCGAGTACGCGATCAAGCGCACCAAGACGCACCTCTTGCGCTTCAACCGCCTGTACGACCAGGTGCGGCACGGCCGGGTGGACGAGAAGTG
Above is a window of Candidatus Tanganyikabacteria bacterium DNA encoding:
- a CDS encoding DUF4912 domain-containing protein is translated as MDREALEGLTRKALVDRAKELGLSGYSALGKADLVDAVLAAEKPAKTGKKSKVVPAAAVEKTVPAAPRRDSAATAKVVAAAAKRGGEAEKPAAGEASPGGSRQDAGGPRPKAADKPKAVSEKVASKQAPGTAAVPAAPKVKAKAAKAEAAAKKPVSKESPGTAAVPAAPKGKAKAVQAAKEPRFKPAEAYLDGQDDAGETPAVAAGGAAAEPQFKKTSKVDDLLDVDTALGELPPSYDENRAVLLVRDPQWAYAYWDLSRTLAESAKGDYRQILRVQELSGAAGRPAYFFDVQVPRHARSWYLKLPGDGRRYRVEVGLHYRDGSFVSAARSNEIEMPRAKPSEVVADRFVTLPLPEEEAPAAPPQQQSHLPPVAEWMVAPESAGVRAAAAAPPAAPAVGAPAPTRGFEPAAIPAGGWEETDIRPWTNPWSGSHPLAPELVPGAPGLSGPVSSHAVTSWGFAPGASEEMQAPRPRPKDFWLVADAELIVYGATEPDAKVTLRGETVQLRPDGTFSFRFYLPDGLHPIPIRAINADDDDERMITITVSRQTDGDGKTNLRR
- a CDS encoding DUF1957 domain-containing protein, with product MALGYLAMVLHAHLPFVRHPEHSHFLEEDWLYEAMTETYIPLISIFDELVRDGIDFRITMSLTPPLVSMLADELLQARYRRTIDEQIELSELEVKRTRFEPHYQYLAKYYLDRFKRTRAVFDQYEGNLVAAFKKFQDLGVLEIVTCGATHGFLPLLQVQPQAVRAQIHVAADHYEHHFGRRPRGIWLAECGYFPGVDAILREAGIKYFFTDTHGILNATPRPRYGHFAPIVCPDSGVAAFARDQESSRQVWSKDEGYPGDFNYREFYRDIGYDLPLDYIAPYIQPTGDRKNTGIKYFRVTGKTVPLHRKEPYDPHWADRKADEHAGHFLWCREQQILHLAGQLGRPPIVVSPYDAELFGHWWFEGPNWLNYLLRKTACDSQVVKLTTPGEYLENNPTQQIATPSFSSWGAEGYASFWLNDTNEWIYPHLHKAAERMAEVAKIEPNGNPVEKRALEQMARELLLAQSSDWAFIMKTGTMVEYAIKRTKTHLLRFNRLYDQVRHGRVDEKWLEKVEYLDNIFPEVDYRLFR